From Nicotiana tabacum cultivar K326 chromosome 22, ASM71507v2, whole genome shotgun sequence, one genomic window encodes:
- the LOC107819175 gene encoding NADH dehydrogenase [ubiquinone] flavoprotein 2, mitochondrial, with protein MFGRLAAQRLNEIRTAFRRTPQASRSFSTALNYHIDSPDNNPDLPWEFNDTNKEKVKEILSFYPSNYKQSAVIPLLDLAQQQNGGWLPVSAMNAVAKVIEVAPIRVYEVATFYTMFNRTKVGKYHLLVCGTTPCMIRGSRGIEEAILKHLGVKRNEVTKDGLFSVGEMECMGCCVNAPMMTVADYSNGSEGYKYNYYEDLTPKRAVEIVEAFRKGEKPQRGTQNPGRINCGPEGGNTTLLGEPKAPPCRDLDACSAE; from the exons ATGTTCGGTCGCCTCGCTGCACAACGCCTGAACGAGATCCGCACGGCCTTCCGTCGAACTCCTCAG GCATCGCGTTCTTTTTCGACTGCACTCAACTAT CACATTGATTCGCCGGACAACAATCCAGACCTTCCTTGGGAGTTTAACGATACAAACAAGGAAAAG GTGAAGGAGATATTGTCTTTCTATCCATCCAACTATAAGCAATCTGCAGTGATTCCTTTGCTGGATCTTGCACAGCAGCAAAATGGAGGGTGGCTTCCTGTTTCGGCGATGAATGCA GTGGCTAAGGTTATTGAAGTCGCCCCAATTCGTGTATATGAGGTAGCAACCTTCTACACGATGTTCAACAGGACAAAA GTTGGCAAATACCACCTTTTGGTTTGTGGCACAACACCTTGTATGATCCGTGGTTCAAGAGGTATTGAAGAGGCTATACTGAAGCACCTGGGAGTAAAGCGCAATG AAGTAACCAAGGATGGCTTATTTTCTGTTGGTGAAATGGAATGCATG GGGTGCTGTGTAAATGCTCCAATGATGACGGTGGCCGACTATTCCAATGGATCTGAAGGATATAAATACAATTATTAT GAGGATTTGACTCCAAAGAGAGCTGTAGAGATTGTCGAGGCATTCAGGAAAGGTGAAAAACCACAG CGTGGCACTCAAAACCCAGGTCGTAtcaattgtggaccggaaggagGAAACACTACATTATTAGGTGAACCTAAGGCTCCTCCTTGCCGGGATTTAGATGCTTGCTCTGCTGAAtag
- the LOC142176098 gene encoding uncharacterized protein LOC142176098, with product MYTESAQKLWQEIEQRYGKANGTKLFQIRKDLASISQGSSSIASYFNCIKKLWDELAYSISYPNCTCGCKEAFQKIEKEEEQKVHRFLMGLNEPYTGVRRNILLMKPLPDIDSVYAMLIEDESQVKSQSSNPTFILNSASFATGVQKPFNFAYNSEATTQKPFNSRVNFDSAKRGNSNLMYRYCKKPGHLIDKCYKLHRYPSGFGAKFKRSAAYAHVSEPSNMGQPDNSDSEGSKAIPLDIGGNILTKEKYDQLITLL from the coding sequence ATGTATACTGAATCCGCACAAAAATTGTGGCAAGAGATTGAGCAGCGTTATGGCAAGGCAAATGGTACTAAGCTGTTTCAAATTAGAAAGGATCTTGCATCCATCTCCCAGGGATCCTCCAGCATTGCATCTTATTTTAACTGTATTAAGAAACTTTGGGATGAATTAGCGTACTCTATCTCATATCCAAATTGCACGTGTGGATGTAAGGAAGCATTTCagaagatagaaaaagaagaagaacaaaaggtTCACCGGTTCTTAATGGGATTAAATGAGCCTTACACTGGAGTTAGGAGAAATATCTTGCTTATGAAGCCTTTGCCTGATATTGACAGTGTATATGCAATGTTGATAGAAGATGAGAGTCAAGTTAAGAGTCAGTCCTCCAATCCAACCTTTATTTTAAATTCTGCTTCTTTTGCTACTGGAGTTCAGAAGCCCTTCAATTTTGCTTACAATTCAGAAGCTACCACTCAGAAGCCTTTTAATTCAAGGGTAAATTTTGACTCCGCAAAGAGGGGCAACTCTAATTTGATGTATAGATACTGTAAGAAGCCAGGACATCTCATTGATAAATGCTACAAACTACATAGGTATCCTTCTGGTTTTGGAGCTAAATTCAAGAGGTCTGCAGCTTATGCTCATGTGTCAGAACCATCCAACATGGGGCAACCTGATAATTCTGATTCTGAAGGATCTAAAGCAATTCCACTTGACATTGGAGGGAATATtttgacaaaggaaaaatatgatCAGTTGATAACTCTACTTTAA